In a genomic window of Flavobacterium sp. KACC 22761:
- the gyrA gene encoding DNA gyrase subunit A, which produces MSEGEKLIPINIEDEMKSAYIDYSMSVIVSRALPDVRDGLKPVHRRVLYGMYDLGVTSRSAHKKSARIVGEVLGKYHPHGDTSVYDAMVRMAQEWSMRYLLVDGQGNFGSVDGDSPAAMRYTEARMRKISEEIMADIEKETVDFQLNFDDTIYEPKVMPTRVPTLLVNGATGIAVGMATNMPPHNLTEVINGTLAYLDNNDIEVDELMSHIKAPDFPTGGIIYGYEGVREAFKTGRGRIVMRAKVGFEEVDGRECIIVTEIPYQVNKAEMIKRTADLVNDKKIEGIANIRDESDRNGMRIVYILKRDATPNVVLNTLYKYTQLQSSFSVNNIALVKGRPQLLNLKDMIHYFIEHRHDVVVRRTQFELRKAEERAHILEGLIIASDNIDEVIALIRGSKNTDEAREKLIERFKLSDIQARAIVEMRLRQLTGLEQDKLRAEFDELMKLIEHLKALLADVNLRIDLIKEELTEIRDKYGDERRSKIEYSGGDVSIEDLIADENVVITISHAGYIKRTNLTEYKTQNRGGVGQKSAGTRDQDFLEHMFVATNHQYMMFFTQKGKCFWMRVYEIPEGSKTAKGRAIQNLVNIESDDKVKAFICTQDLKDKDYINTHNLVMVTKQGQVKKTSLEKYSKPRVNGVAAITIKEGDELIGAQLTNGESQIILAVKSGKLVRFEETKTRPMGRTASGVRGITLKDETDEVIGMVTVDKNDIAESQILVVTENGYGKRTKLVDEDGEDVYRITNRGGKGVKTLNITEKTGKLISINAVTDSDDLMIINKSGLTIRMAIEDLRVMGRATQGVRLINLKGKDSIAAVTTVMKDEAEEVVVDEDGNVIESAIERVKPDLDEVLEDDGASEDDDDDADDVVEDEEESDDEDSEE; this is translated from the coding sequence ATGTCTGAAGGAGAAAAGTTAATTCCTATTAACATAGAGGATGAAATGAAGTCAGCTTACATCGATTATTCGATGTCAGTAATTGTATCGAGAGCACTTCCTGATGTTAGAGATGGCTTGAAACCAGTGCATCGAAGAGTTCTTTACGGAATGTATGATTTAGGTGTAACATCAAGATCTGCCCACAAAAAGTCTGCGAGAATTGTAGGGGAGGTTCTGGGTAAGTATCACCCGCACGGTGATACCTCTGTTTATGACGCAATGGTGCGTATGGCGCAGGAATGGAGTATGCGTTATTTATTAGTTGATGGTCAAGGTAACTTTGGTTCTGTAGATGGTGACAGTCCTGCGGCAATGCGTTATACTGAGGCTAGAATGCGCAAAATTTCTGAAGAGATTATGGCAGATATCGAAAAAGAAACAGTTGATTTTCAATTGAACTTTGACGATACCATATATGAGCCAAAAGTAATGCCAACAAGAGTTCCTACTTTATTAGTAAATGGAGCAACAGGTATTGCGGTTGGTATGGCAACAAATATGCCACCACACAATTTAACTGAGGTGATCAACGGTACTTTAGCGTACTTAGATAACAATGATATTGAAGTAGACGAATTAATGTCTCACATCAAAGCTCCTGATTTTCCAACAGGAGGTATTATTTATGGATACGAAGGTGTTCGTGAAGCTTTCAAAACTGGTAGAGGCCGTATTGTAATGCGTGCTAAAGTCGGTTTCGAAGAAGTGGACGGAAGAGAATGTATTATTGTTACAGAAATTCCATATCAAGTTAACAAAGCCGAAATGATCAAACGTACGGCTGATTTGGTTAACGATAAAAAAATTGAAGGCATTGCCAATATCCGTGATGAGTCGGATAGAAATGGTATGCGCATCGTTTATATCTTAAAACGTGATGCTACACCAAACGTAGTTTTAAATACTTTATACAAATACACTCAATTACAATCTTCATTTAGTGTAAATAATATTGCATTAGTTAAAGGACGCCCTCAATTGTTGAATCTAAAAGATATGATTCACTACTTTATTGAGCACCGTCATGATGTAGTAGTTAGAAGAACACAGTTTGAATTACGCAAAGCAGAAGAAAGAGCGCATATTTTAGAAGGATTAATTATTGCTTCTGATAATATCGACGAAGTAATTGCGTTAATTAGAGGTTCTAAAAATACAGATGAAGCTAGAGAAAAATTAATCGAAAGATTTAAATTGTCAGATATTCAGGCTCGTGCAATTGTTGAGATGCGTCTACGTCAATTGACAGGTCTGGAGCAGGATAAATTAAGAGCTGAGTTTGATGAGTTAATGAAGTTGATCGAACATTTGAAAGCTTTATTAGCAGATGTTAATTTGAGAATTGATTTGATTAAAGAAGAATTGACTGAAATCCGTGATAAATACGGTGATGAGCGTCGTTCTAAAATTGAATACTCAGGAGGAGATGTAAGTATTGAAGATTTGATTGCTGATGAAAATGTGGTAATTACCATTTCGCATGCAGGTTACATCAAACGTACGAACTTGACAGAATACAAAACTCAAAATAGAGGGGGAGTTGGTCAAAAAAGTGCTGGAACAAGAGATCAGGATTTCTTGGAACACATGTTTGTTGCAACCAATCACCAATATATGATGTTCTTTACGCAAAAAGGAAAATGTTTCTGGATGCGTGTTTATGAAATTCCAGAAGGAAGCAAAACGGCAAAAGGTAGAGCAATTCAGAACTTGGTGAACATTGAAAGTGATGATAAGGTAAAAGCTTTCATTTGTACGCAAGATTTAAAAGACAAAGATTATATCAATACACATAATCTTGTAATGGTAACGAAACAAGGGCAGGTTAAGAAAACTTCTTTAGAGAAATATTCTAAGCCTCGTGTAAATGGAGTTGCCGCAATTACAATTAAAGAAGGTGATGAGTTAATTGGAGCTCAGTTGACAAACGGAGAAAGCCAAATTATCTTAGCGGTTAAATCTGGTAAATTAGTTCGTTTTGAAGAAACTAAAACACGTCCGATGGGAAGAACAGCTTCTGGAGTTCGTGGAATTACTTTAAAAGATGAAACTGATGAAGTAATCGGAATGGTAACTGTTGATAAAAATGATATAGCTGAATCTCAAATCTTGGTTGTTACTGAAAATGGATACGGAAAACGTACCAAATTGGTTGACGAAGATGGAGAAGATGTTTATAGAATTACAAACCGTGGTGGTAAAGGAGTTAAAACACTTAATATTACTGAAAAAACAGGTAAATTAATCTCTATCAACGCTGTGACAGATTCTGATGATCTGATGATTATCAACAAATCAGGATTGACAATCAGAATGGCAATCGAAGACTTACGCGTTATGGGACGTGCAACTCAAGGTGTGAGATTGATCAACTTAAAAGGAAAAGATTCTATCGCTGCCGTAACAACCGTAATGAAAGACGAAGCTGAGGAAGTTGTTGTTGATGAAGATGGAAATGTTATTGAATCTGCAATCGAAAGAGTTAAGCCTGATCTTGATGAAGTTCTTGAAGACGATGGAGCATCAGAGGATGACGATGATGACGCTGATGACGTAGTTGAGGACGAAGAAGAATCTGATGATGAGGATTCGGAAGAATAA